Proteins encoded in a region of the Atopobium sp. oral taxon 416 genome:
- a CDS encoding integrase core domain-containing protein, giving the protein MRLSVGRTESCHDNALAESLFATLKNEWYYHKRLFDASTTKHKAHEFNRVVLQPLPPA; this is encoded by the coding sequence GTGAGGCTCTCCGTGGGGAGAACCGAAAGCTGTCACGACAATGCGCTCGCCGAATCGCTCTTCGCCACGCTCAAGAACGAATGGTACTACCATAAGCGCCTCTTCGATGCATCCACGACCAAGCACAAGGCACACGAGTTTAATCGAGTCGTACTACAACCGCTTCCGCCCGCATAA
- a CDS encoding FadR/GntR family transcriptional regulator, producing the protein MQQMILSGELKAGDRLPSQRELARETKVSLSVVNAGITNLADRGFVRIEPRQGVYVADIARDGNIQTLVSMLDYTSTALDTSLLEPIISFRKALEPQIVRGACEHAAEDELDRIDAVVQKMEEASDETLPELTFDFHHEVEIASGNMVYSMLANTFKDIYISFFRATQAYYHPERSLPFFRHMADLIREGDAEGAVAAQMEEFSVWLEAMPKKTNA; encoded by the coding sequence TTGCAGCAGATGATACTGTCAGGAGAGCTCAAGGCTGGAGACAGGCTTCCCTCCCAGCGCGAGCTTGCCCGCGAGACGAAGGTCTCTCTTTCGGTCGTGAATGCAGGTATCACGAATCTCGCAGACCGCGGCTTCGTGCGCATCGAGCCCCGCCAAGGCGTCTACGTGGCAGATATTGCCCGCGACGGAAACATTCAGACGCTTGTATCGATGCTCGACTACACGAGCACGGCACTCGACACAAGCCTCCTGGAGCCCATCATCAGCTTCAGGAAGGCACTGGAGCCCCAGATCGTGCGTGGTGCCTGCGAACATGCAGCCGAGGATGAGCTCGACCGCATCGATGCAGTCGTGCAGAAGATGGAGGAAGCCAGCGACGAGACGCTCCCCGAGCTCACCTTCGATTTCCACCATGAGGTGGAAATAGCTTCGGGTAACATGGTGTACTCGATGCTCGCGAACACGTTCAAGGACATCTATATCTCGTTCTTCCGGGCAACGCAGGCCTATTACCATCCTGAGCGCTCCCTCCCCTTCTTCCGCCATATGGCGGATCTCATCCGGGAAGGGGATGCTGAAGGTGCCGTTGCAGCGCAGATGGAAGAGTTCTCTGTCTGGCTCGAAGCGATGCCGAAGAAGACGAATGCATAA
- a CDS encoding helix-turn-helix domain-containing protein — MLEKRATYSVSMMARVLEVSRAHFYRWLKAKGGEDLWGPLKEAICAIWEESDRRFSFC, encoded by the coding sequence ATGCTGGAGAAGAGGGCAACCTACAGCGTCTCGATGATGGCACGCGTACTGGAGGTGAGCAGGGCTCACTTCTACAGATGGCTCAAGGCCAAAGGCGGTGAGGACCTATGGGGTCCTCTCAAGGAAGCCATCTGCGCTATATGGGAGGAAAGCGACAGGCGCTTTAGCTTTTGCTAG